In Solanum lycopersicum chromosome 3, SLM_r2.1, the genomic stretch tcatgacaaataattccGGAAAAAGGgaatatttgaataattataGGTGTACaggacaaaaatatatatttgtatttgtctatataattttctctcgctttatacaaacataaacacaatttatatatttgtttgtataaaataagaatgaCGAGAGAGATTTTTAGGGGAAGAGGCGATGACAAAATGTTTACTACAAATTAGAATTAAATGAAACAATAGTATAATATTtagtttgaattaataatttattattttatataattccaataaatatatagtaaatCGGTACATTGAAACAGAGAAATTGACATAACaccaagtatatatatatatatatatatatataacaaaatggAAAAGGACTCAAATTCTACTTATGTGTTGTAAttaatttctaaattcttgTTATTTCGAgtaaatatataacatatatttgCTCTGTCAAATAATTATCCAAAGGTAAATATAAAACCATAAAAATTCGACGAGATTTCAagttatttatatgtatatcctttattttatgtgatttgtttttaatatttgttcTTCAAATTCGTTATTTAGTTTTCTCTCTCTTGGTACTCattcaaagaaaattaatagGCCAAGAGTtccttaattatgatttaatttcaCTGAACGAAACGAATTTTGTAAGGCAAAACTTATATCAATGTTTAttttgagacataaattttgtaaCATTTGATTAGCATGACGAGACTTCTATGGAACTTTTGCCTTGAGGCATAACTTTGGTTACTAATTTATGCCCATAACTCAATTTGTGCCACTAAACTTGTGTAATGTGACATAACTTGTGCCTGTCTCACTTAAACTTTGAGGCATGTCACgacttaatttttcttttaccttGAGGTATAACTTTAGCTactaaacttaaaattaaaaccATAGTTTTGTGTCATTGAATCAATGTTTGGGGCATAACTTATGCTACTAAATTTATGCCTCAcgaattttattttgtcttgcATTTTTTTCCGTTGAAGGTATTTTAGAtcttttttcgttttttttgtgatttaaaattttgaaggatATAAATTAAAGAATCGAGATAACGGTTAAAAGACGGgctaaaaaattcatatttgtatgctatagcaaagtttgcataattgcgctccatagcaaacatagaaatcgtataattcgttatacatatactgttgaagcaaattgtataaaacgaagtgtataaaacaagaatgAGAAAGACGATTGGACAGacaactgtataaaaacgaagtgtataaaacgaattgtatcattataaaaatatatagaacgattatatacaatttgaatttgtataaaatgagaaagagagaaagacaaaagagacttgacaaggaatacacaattgaattgaattgtataaaacgagaaagagagaaattagatacaatttgaaaattgtataaaacgagaaagagaaaaagacaaaagaaactggggcagaggagtatttttattgtataattataagtgtataggacgaaaatatatgtacttgcatgtgtatttacaattttctcacgctttatacaaacagaaacgcaatttatacatttcgcttctttttgtataagtgagaaaggcgagggtggcgagcgataTTTGGGAGAAtgacgagcgagatctggaagaggggagataggggaacaaaaatatatgtatttatacaattttctctgctttgtacaattagaaacaattttttacacacttgtgtttgtataaaaagtgaggaagcgagcgagagattggaggagagtggcgagcgagatatttggaaGAGAGGCGTCTGACAATTTTTTACAAACGTTTAATTACTCcatttaatttaagttattagttTGGTATTATATACGATTTATCCTAAagattattttaacaaaatagaGGCTTTGTGCAAAGTGAGAAAATAGCCCATGAGATTTTGGTGAACATGGGCCTACAACCTATCGggctttttttttcaattggaaCAATTGTGAGAAATAAAGGTCCAAGTCCAAACGGCCCAAACCCTAAGTCCTCGCGAAGCGTTTGAATTACTATATTACCCTCATAATCGTGGCCTTGGTATATAAAAAACCTAAAACCCTAGTTTCAGCTTCATCACCCGCCTCAAGACTCTCAGCAGATCGAGCAAAAATCAAAGGTAAGCTTTCGATCTTTCTTCACTGCTAAAGCTTGATGTGATGTTAGAACCAGTAAAAGGATGAACAATCTGTTAACcatttgtgaaaaaaaatgaaatttgaaattgattttgtttttgctGTATGGTTTGGTTTGATCAGGGGATGGCGCCGCCGAACACAGGATTAGCAGTGGGATTGAACAAAGGACACATTGTAACCAAGAAGGAGTTAGCTCCACGCCCTTCTGACAGAAAAGGGGTAATTTTTCGTTCATTTTCTGAGCTATAGATTGTTGATTACTCTACTGGACTGTGCTTGTAATGTTTTGGATTTGAATTTAGGTCTTGTTGTATTTGAATCACGTAAACAAACTCAGGGGTTGTATTAAGATATATGtctagattttattttagtttgttacaTTATTTTATGCCAATCAAAGATAAAAGGATACACATGTTATATTAATGTTTAAGAGTTTGtgtattgaattaatgtaaagGAGTTTAGAGTTTGTGTATTCAATTAATCTAGAGAGGTTTGATGTGTAATTGAGCACATTCTTGGAAACTTCAGTGTTTAGATTTGTCATTTGGCAGATGGTCCTAAATGTGTATTCATAAAACATTAAGGTTGTAGGTTTGCGTATACGTCACCTTTCTCGAAGTGTTAAGTCAAAAGTTCTGATAAACCAAAAAATGTTAGTTTACTAGAGTGAGTACACCTAGCACTCGCTCTTTTTTCTATTGGTATACAAAGGTTCCTCACCTGATTGTAAAACAAGTTTTGTAGCGACGGATAttgctttttaaaaagttgaaaacaaacACTGGCTTCTATGGACTATTTTTTTGTTAGGTTCTTCTATACGTGATATAGAGCCTTCTGTAATATAGCTAATATCTACTCCGGTAACATAATTTCATTCATATAAAAGGAAATTACCAGTGTCTACAACAACTTTGTGTGATTTGTGTAGGTAGGGTTTTTCtgtattctttttccttttttattaggAAATATTCAGCTGTATAGTGATCCCATTACCTTTCAGTCTGAGGTTTCCAGTTTTGGATGTGCATGCCATGCTTTGCTTGCATGAATATTTGTTAAGTGACATTTGTTTCAATTGCCTAATTACTATGTTTATTCAGAAAACCAGCAAAAGAATCCACTTCGTCAGGAGCCTCATCAGAGAAGTTGCTGGATTTGCTCCATATGAGAAGAGGATTACTGAGCTTCTTAAAGTTGGTAAGGACAAGCGTGCATTGAAGGTAGCCAAGAGGAAGTTGGGTACCCACAAGAGGgcaaagaagaagagagaggaGATGTCCAGCGTTCTCCGTAAGATGAGGTGATGATGTCTTGTTTTCATTTGATTTCTTAACAGCAATGTCAGATTATTATTTCCCCATCTCTGAAGAAGAATGTGTCAATCCCCTGACTAATATTTCTTTCTGTTTTGCAGGGCAACCGGTGGTGGTGAAAAGAAGAAGTGAAGTCTCTATCCTTATTTTGACAATTGAGGAACTGAGTTTATTAGTTAATACATGATCTTTTTGAGTTAGCTATAAAATTCTCTAAACTTTGACACAATTATGGCTTTGAATTTTCATTGAGATTGTGACATTTTGCTCAAACAAGTCTACATTTTAGTTATGTTCtgtattttacatttttgttaaattgttgATCCTTGTGATGACACGGTGGCTTATATTTTGCTCACTTCCCTGTCGAGTTGACCTAGCTTTTCCGTATACTTGAGGACAATACCACATGTTTATTTCCCTAAAACAAACACATACTTTGATTTTTCCTCCTCCATTGGCCTTAAACAAGTTCAAAGTACTGTCTTAAGTGAGTAGAACCCAATTCCTGTATATCTTTTGTTAATTTAAAACGCTAAAGATTTTTGTATATTTGTTACTAACTAGTTTGAGACagattttttggcatttttgaaacGTAGCATATTATATCTGCCAGTGATAATGGTTGTATCGTTGCAGTACTTCTAAAATCATTCAAGTTAGTATTTGTGGTATGAATAAATTAGAAAACTGTCAAAAGTAAGCTCTtatcgaagcagtgaagaagAATATATAAATTCCTTTTATGTTGATGTAAATTCCAAGGATTAGGCTTAGCAAGAGGCACAATTTGTACTGTTTCTTTTCTTCGAGATTTTGCAAAAATACAGCACTATTGTTCGGATTattcaaattgaaaataaaaaatttcaatcgGACGGTATGAGGTAAACCATTTTATACAGAAAATACATATCAATCTTTGTAACCAAACGAGTGAACAACCCCAGTGTTTACACTAATTCTCATAACCAAACGAGTGAACAACCCCAGTGTTTACACTAATTCTCATATTACCTCTTTTTTTACATGGACTGTTGTCCCTTGCAATTATTAGTTATTGTACATTCACACATGTTCTCTAAATATTGATAAGAATCATAGTGAGATGATTAGACGCAGCACCATCTTTTAAAATGAAGATTTGAAATCATTAGCTTTCGTAGTTTGTCTCTTATCTGTGTGTCTTGTCCAGAGGAGGAGGAGTCATTCTTTTGTTATAGGACTCATGCAAATACAGTTAAGAAGTTCAGTACCAACATTAACATGTATGTAGTACAATTAAGAAGCTGAAATAATCAATGTGCTGATGGAAGGTATCGATACCTCGCGGAGTTTTCTTTTATTCCTCTCTTCTGGTGGATGACAATGTCCACCAGCTTATATGGGCCAAAATTGACTGCTCCAATCAGTGAATTTATTGACCAAAAAGGCAAAAAAGGATACAACAGTCTTTCATACAACACCATGTTCATGTCTTGAATTTCTGTGAGATTTTCTCAACTCCACCCCTGCAGTCATCTGCAAAGCGCTTAACACCGTCCTTGAGAGCCGAGCCAACTTCAGCTGAGCTCTGCTGCATTCCTTGTACTGAGTTGCCCATCTTTGACATGGCAGCATCCTTTAACTCCTCTGTTTGCTTGCCTGCCTTTAATGCCCACTCCTTGAGCATAGTGATCAGcaacattattttttcaataatcatATGAATTGTCTCTCTTGATTTCCCTCTCACTGTATCAGCCATTTCCTTGAGCTTGTCCACTAATGTTTCAGCACTATTAACAGTTGATTCAGCGGACTCATTTCCAGCATTCTGCCATGTAACTCCAGCATTGGCTTCTTCTTGCAGGTCACTGTCAACTACCACTTTGATGCCTTGCTTCTGCCAGCGGTCTCTAGCCTCTTCCAAGGCTTTTGCTTGCTCTCTAGCCTTCTTAGCCTCATCTTCTGCCCAAGTCCTAGTTgcaatattgaaataaatatcaatCAACTGTAGATGCAAAGAACGAAGGGGGAACGGGACGAAATTATTGCAGCAAACAAAAGATGATGTGATAAAAGTTTCAACATGTAGTCCTGTACTGATGGAAGTTCCTTAATACAAGTCATTTTGCAAATTAGGAGGGACTGCGTGACTAGAGCAACAGACCAACAGTAACAGTTAATGTCAAAGATGCTAGAGTTACCTATGATACATACAATAAAATATGGATGATGGTAGTTTCAAATTAAATCTATTTGTCAGAAAATGCAGCTTTATATGATACTAAAGCAACCATAAGTTCAGAAAAATAACAGAATTACAAGGACAACAAAGGCGACAGCTTAAACATATCAGACCATTGTTATCAAAGGCGAAAAGCGCAAAAAATCTCTAAGGTCCGTGGGGGCTTTAAGAGCAAATAACGCAtgggctttaatgaaaaaaaggtgcaaagggagaaaaaatacaaatatatacatgtttagtccaatagtaataattaaaaatatgaatgacaaatttatgaccaaagaaaaaaagaaatcatgATAAAGTGAAACATCAATTGTTTAGTGTCACTTCTTCATAAGAGGCTCATTGGCAAGGAAAGTTTGCCTTAGAACCTCGATGATGACACCGAAAAGCGTATAATGTGAGGCGAAGCGCTCAACATGTTTTGAGCCACACTTTTGGGCTTAAGCGtgcctttgataacactggGCCAGACAAGGAACACacttcaaaattatcaaaagaagaaaatgggATAGATTTTC encodes the following:
- the LOC101254763 gene encoding large ribosomal subunit protein eL36y — translated: MAPPNTGLAVGLNKGHIVTKKELAPRPSDRKGKTSKRIHFVRSLIREVAGFAPYEKRITELLKVGKDKRALKVAKRKLGTHKRAKKKREEMSSVLRKMRATGGGEKKK